TAATTCTTCTGGATCCAAGGATTCCATATCAACAAAATGTCGGTACTTTGGTAAAGTTATTGATTTCATTGATGTAAGTCTACTGGAGAGAGCAGATTCATGTAATGCTGTTTTGCTAAATTGCTTATATGGTCATGGAGTTATCCAGTCAGTTTTGAAGACATTTGTAGCTACCAGTGAATTGCTCTTCACAGTTAGGGCTCCTGCATCCCCCATGGAAACGGATGATGGGAATTCAAAGCAGGATGAAAGGGAAGATATTGACCATTCATGGATTTATGGTCCTTTAGCTAGCTATGGTAAACTTATGGACCACCTAGTGACATCTTCTTTCATTTTATCTCCTTTCACAAAACACTTGCTAGCACAACCCCTGGCAAATGGAAATATACCTTTCCCGCGCGATGCTGAGACCTTTGTAAAGGTCCTCCAGTCCATGGTACTGAAGGCAATTCTTCCTCTTTGGACTCATCCTCAGTTTGTTGATTGTAGTTATGATTTTACTAGTACCGTTATTTCTATAATCAGGCATGTATACTCTGGGGTTGAAGTGAAGAATGTTAGTAGCAGCAACACTGCCCGTATTACTGGCCCCCCTCCTAATGAGACAACTATTTCAATGATTGTGGAGATGGGCTTTACCAGGTCCAGGGCAGAAGAAGCTCTGAGGCAAGTTGGATCAAATAGTGTGGAGTTGGCAATGGAGTGGTTGTTTTCCCATCAAGAAGAGACTGAAGAAGACAATGAACTTGCTCGGGCACTTGCCATGTCTTTGGGTAATGAATCAGACACTAAGGAAGCTGTTGCAAATGAGAATACTCAGCAGCTTGAAGAAGAGATAGTCCAACTTCCTCCTGTTGAGGAGTTGTTATCTACATGTGCAAAGCTTCTGCAGATGAAGGAACCTCTAGCTTTTCCAGTTCGAGACCTGCTAGTAATGATATGCTCCCAAAATGATGGTCAATATCGGCCTAATATCATCTCTTTCATTGTTGATCAGATTAAAGAATCTAGTTTATGTTTTGACAGTGGAAAAAGTACTTTGCTATCTGCTCTTTTTCACGTTCTTGCTTTAATTCTTCAAGAAGACACAATTGCACGAGAACTTGCCTCGAAGAATGGTCTCGTGAAAGTTGCATCAGACCTACTCTTCCAGTGGGATTCTGGTTCAGTTGGCAGGGAGAAACATGAAGTTCCAAAGTGGGCAACAACAGCTTTTCTTGCTGTTGATCGGCTGTTGCAGGTGGATCAAAAACTGAACCCTGAAATTGCAGAACAGTTGAAGAAGGATGGTATCAGTAGCCACCAAACACCACTTAGCATTGATGAGAACAAGCAAAATAAGTTGCAGTCTGCATTGGGATTATCTTCAAAGCATATAGAAATGAAAGAGCAGAAGAGGCTTATTGAGATAGCTTGTTCTTGCATCAGGAACCAGCTTGCTTCTGAAACAATGCATGCTGTTCTGCAGCTTTGCTCTACTCTCACAAAAACTCATGCTGTTGCTGTTCAATTTCTTGATGCCGGGGGTTTAAGTTTACTGCTTTCTTTGCCAACAAGTTGCCTCTTTCCTGGGTTTGACAATATTGCTGCTACCATTATCCGTCATGTTCTGGAAGATCCTCAAACTCTTCAGCAGGCAATGGAATTTGAGATAAGGCACAGCCTTGTGGCAGCTGCGAACAGGCATTCTAATGGTAGGGTTTCTCCCCgcaattttttatcaagtttAAGTTCTGCAATTTCCCGTGATCCTGTGATATTTATGCGTGCTGCTCAGACTATTTGTCAAGTTGAGATGGTTGGTGAAAGGCCTTACATTGTTTTGCTGAAAGATCGTGAGAAAGATAAaagcaaggaaagggaaaaagaGAAGGATAAATCTTTGGATAAAGACAAAACACTAATGGCTGATAGTAAAGCTGCTCTGGGTAATATAAATTCAGTAGCTTCTGGCAATGGACACGGCAAGGTTCATGATTCAAAAAGTGCTAAAGTGCATCGAAAGTACCCCCCTAGTTTTGTCTCTGTGATTGAGCTTCTTCTAGATTCTGTGTGTACTTATGTACCGCCATCTAAGGATAATGTTGTCACTGATGCACCACCTTCAACTGACATGGATATTGATGCTGCTGCTACAAAAGGGAAGGGTAAAGCAATTGCCTCAGTGTCTGAGGATAACAAAACTTGTACCCAAGAAGCTCCTGCATCTCTTGCAAAGGTTGTATTTGTTTTGAAGCTTCTAACTGAGATCTTATCAATGTATGCTGCATCTGCACATGTTCTGCTTCGGAAAGATGCTGAAATTAGCAGTTACAAGGCCGCCAGTCTAAAGGGTCCTACTGCTGTATGCACTGGTGGAATATTTCACCATGTTCTTCATAAGTTTCTTCCATATTCACGCAGTgccaagaaggaaaagaaagcaGATGGTGACTGGAGGCACAAATTAGCAAGTAGGGCTAGCCAGTTTTTAGTTGCATCCTGTGTTCGTTCTTCTGAGGCAAGGAAGAGAGTTTTTAATGAGATCAGTTTAGTCTTTAATGAATTTGTAGAATCATGCAATGGTTTCCGGCCACCTAACTACGAAATACAAGCTTTTTGTGATCTACTTAATGATGTTCTGGCTGCCCGTACTCCTACTGGTTCATACATTTCCGCTGAAGCTTCTGTCACTTTTATAGATGTTGGTCTGGTCGGGTCATTGACTCGAACTCTCCAAATGCTGGACTTGGACCATGCTGACTCACCTAAAGTTGTTACTGGTCTTCTCAAAGCTCTTGAGTTGGTAACCAAAGAACATGTTCATTCTGCTGACTCAAATTCTGGTAAGGGTGACAATTCTACCAAACCTCCTGATCATAATCAATCGGGAAGGACAGACACTATTGGTGAGAGATCCCAATCTATGGAAACACCATCCCAGTCCCGCCGTGATTCTGGTCCAGCTGAGCACATTGAGTCTTACAACGCGGTCCAGTCCTTTGGTGGTTCTGAGGCTGTGACAGATGATATGGAACATGACCAAGATCTCGATGGAGGTTTTGCTCCTGCAAATGAAGATGAATATATGCATGAAAACTCGGAGGAAACAAGGGGTCTTGAAAATGGCATTGATACTATGGGTATACGGTTTGAAATTCAACCTCACGAGCAAGAGAATCTTGATGACGATGACGAGGAGGAGGATGAAGATATGTCTGAGGATGATGGAGATGAagtagatgatgatgaagatgatgatgatgaggagCATAATGATCTGGAAGATGATGTGCATCACCTACCACATCCTGACACTGACCAAGATGATCATGAGATTGATGATGATGAGTTTGATGAGGAAGTATTagaggaagatgatgaagaagatgatgatgaggaaGATGGAGTTATACTGAGGCTGGAGGAAGGCATAAACGGGATTAATGTTTTCGACCGTATTGAGGTTTTTGGTAGAGATCCTGGTTTTCCTAATGAAGCACTTCAGGTAATGCCAGTTGAAGTTTTTGGTTCTAGACGTCAAGGGCGCACTACTTCTATTTACAGTCTTTTGGGAAGAACTGGCGAGAATGCCACTCCATCAAGGCACCCTCTTCTGGTTGGACCTTTGTCGCTGTCGTCAACCCCCCCTAGACAATCAGGTAAATATGTTTAAATGCTTTTGATGTTACTTCTtgtatttgatatattattttggTAATTCTCTTCTCTGATGGTGGGTTCCTGGCTTCCAGAGAATGCCCGTGATATGGTATTGCAAGATTTAAACTCAGAGGTCACGTCGTCAAGATTGGATAATATTTTCCGATCACTGAGGAATGGGCGTCATGGACACCGATTGAACTTGTGGATGGATGATAACCAGCAAGTTGGTGGATCAAATCCAAGTTCAGTGCCACAAGGACTTGAGGATTTGCTTGTGTCCCAATTGAGGCGACCCATGGCTGACAAGACACCTGAAGAGAATAAGACAAAAGCAATGGATCCTCAGAACACAGCTGAAGCTTTAGAGTTACAACCACAAACAGGTGTCAGGCCCGAAATTCCCGTTGAGAACAATGTCACTATTGAGAGTGGAAGCCTGCCTCCTCCGGAGACAATTGATGACTCTGGAAATGCTGATTTGAGACCGACTACAGTGAGCGAATCTCTACAAGCAATGGACATGTCTAGCATGCATCCTCAGTCCGTTGAGATGCAGTTTGAACACAATGATGCAGCTGTGAGGGATGTAGAAGCTGTGAGCCAAGAAAGTGGTGGAAGTGGAGCAACTTTAGGGGAGAGCCTTCGTAGCCTTGATGTTGAAATTGGGAGTGCTGATGGTCATGATGATGGAGCAGAGAGGCAAGGTTCTTCTGATAGAATGCCACTTGGTGATTCACAGGCAACTCGAGCAAGAAGAACAAATGTATCTTTTGGGAATTCTGCCACTGTCAGTGCAAGAGATGTTTCTCTACACAGCGTAACCGAAGTGTCTGAAAATTCTAGCCGTGAGGCAGATCAGGAGGGTCCAGCAGCAGAACAGCAACTTAACAGTGACGCCGGTTCTGGGGCAATTGACCCTGCTTTCTTGGATGCCCTTCCTGACGAGTTGCGTGCTGAAGTTCTCTCAGCACAGCAGGGTCAAGCAGCTCCACAGTCAAATGCTGAGCCACAAAATGCTGGAGATATTGATCCTGAATTCCTTGCTGCCCTTCCTCCTGATATCAGAGCAGAAGTTTTAGCCCAACAGCAAGCTCAAAGGCTACATCAGTCTCAGGAACTCGAAGGTCAACCAGTTGAAATGGACACAGTCTCAATAATTGCAACATTTCCTTCAGAGTTGCGTGAAGAAGTACGTTATTCAGGTTCCTTGGGctatattaaattaataatcAAATTTGTAATTCAAGctgtaatattttgtttttggtttatgTGCTCAGGTTCTCTTGACTTCATCTGACGCTATACTTGCCAATCTTACCCCTGCTCTAGTTGCGGAGGCAAACATGTTACGTGAAAGATTTGCCCATCGTTATAATCGTACCCTGTTTGGTATGTATCCTAGAAACCGTAGGGGTGAGACTTCAAGACCAGGTGAAGGCATTGGATCTAGCCTGGACAGGATTGGGGGAAGCATTGCGTCACGTAGATCAATTGGTGCCAAGGTAGTTGAAGCTGAAGGCGCCCCATTAGTTGACACAGAAGCTCTGCATGCAATCATTAGGGTTCTTCGTGTTTTTCAGGTAGTATATGAGTGTAATAATAtttattcgtttttattttgattttccttttcttaCGAGAAACTGATTGTCACAATTTTACAGCCGCTGTATAAAGGTCAGCTGCAGAAGCTTCTGTTGAACATATGTGCTCATAATGAAACCCGAAATTCGCTTGTGAAAATTCTCATGGACATGCTAATGCTTGATACAAGAAAGTCCGTTGATCACTCAACAGCTGCTGAGCCCCCGTATCGGCTTTATGCTTGCCAGAGTAATGTGATTTGTTCACGCACTCAATCTGGTAAGATCTCCTTTATGGATGATTTGTTTGAGATATGTGAGGATGTAACTGTGGGATTATACCGTAGCAGCTAATTTGGTCATCGGTTCTAACATTGTCTGTTACTCTATAGGTGTTCCGCCATTGTTATCTCGGCGAATTCTTGAAACTCTGACTTATTTGGCTCGACATCATCCTAATGTGGCAAAGATTTTGCTTCACTTTTCTGTCCCACAAGAAACAGATAATATCGATCATGGACGTGGAAAAGCTGTGATGGTTGTTGAAGAGACTGGACCAAAGAAAAGTCATCAGGAAGGATATTTATCTATTGCTTTGCTTTTGAGCCTCTTGAATCAACCCCTTTACTTGTTCAGAAGTATAGCTCATCTTGAGCAGGTGAAAATCTTATTTGGTTATTATTTAGTTTTTGTGTGGAGGGATTTACACTGCTATGCGAAACTGTAGTAATGTGGACTTACTTTCATCCTTAAATTCTTTATACAGCTTCTTAACTTATTGGAGGTCATCATTGATAATGCTGAAAGCCAACCATCTGTCAAATCTGGGGTTGGGGTTTCTGTTTCTGAGCAACCGTCTGCCCCTCAAATTTCGACTTCAGATGCTGAGATGAATACAGAATCTGGTGGGACTGCTACTGTTGTGGTTGGTATGCCAGATAAGGTGGTTGATTCCTCCAAACCAACAACTTCTGGTGTTGATAGCAAATGCGATACTGCTAGTGTTTTGCTTAACCTTCCACAAGAAGAACTTCGCCTCCTATGCTCACTGCTTGCACGAGAAGGGTATGGAAATTATAACTTCGATTTTTCTGGCAGCTTAATTGTTTAACTAGGAACattttcttatctttttttaatttctcaAATTGTACTCCTAGTTATTGGGAAGGGGCTGCTTCATGGTTAATGTTAGGGCGTTTAGGAGATGGCTGTGTTTTGTCTGTCCAATCTCTTTGttcatctttattttattttataattattgTCTCTTTTTCAATAACAATGTATTAACTAAGACCACTTTTCTGGAGATACTTGTATTGTCTTATGCTGCTCCTTCATTGTAACACTTATGTTGATTACAAGGTTAGTCTTATGTAAATTGCAGTTACGCATATCTTGGTTGCtgacattttttgttttcaaccCAGATTGTCAGATAATGCATATACTCTTGTAGCGGAGGTAATGAAGAAGTTGGTGGCAATTGTTCCTACCCATTCAAACCTGTTTATTACTGAGCTAGCAGAGGCTGTTAGAAATTTGACTAGAGCTGCTATGAATGAGTTACACACATTTGGTGAAACAGTGACAGCACTCCTCAGTACCATGTCTTCTGTTGGAGCTGCAATCTTAAGAGTTCTGCAGGCATTAAGTTCCCTTGTTGCTTCTCTGATGGAGAAAGAGAAGGACGCACAGATTCTTGCAGAAAAGGAGCatactctttctctttctcaagTTTGGGACATAAATGCGGCTTTGGAACCTTTGTGGCTGGAGCTGAGCACTTGCATAAGTAAGATAGAGAGCCATTCAGAATCTGCCCCTGATACGATGACTTCATATCGAGCTTCTACATCTAAGCCATCTGGTGTAATTCCTCCGCTGCCTGCCGGCACCCAAAACATCTTACCATACATAGAATCTTTCTTTGTGGTTTGTGAGAAATTGCATCCTGGGCAGCCAGGCCCTGGTAATGACTTTGGTGTTGCTGCAGTTTCTGAAGTTGAAGATGCCAGTACATCTGCTGGCCACCAGAAAACCTCAGGTTCCTCTTTGAAAGTTGATGAAAAACATGTTGCTTTTCTGAAGTTCTCAGAGAAACATAGGAAATTGCTAAATGCTTTTATTCGTCAAAATCCTGGTTTGTTAGAAAAGTCTTTCTCACTTATGCTTAAGGTTCCACGCTTTATCGATTTCGACAACAAGCGTGCTCACTTCAGATCAAAAATAAAGCATCAGCATGATCACCATCATAATCCTTTGAGAATTTCAGTAAGAAGAGCATACATACTTGAAGATTCATATAACCAGCTTCGCATGCGATCAACTCAAGATTTGAAGGGGAGATTGACGGTTCACTTTCAAGGAGAGGAAGGTATTGATGCAGGTGGACTTACTAGAGAATGGTATCAGTTGTTGTCCAGGGTTATTTTTGACAAGGGAGCACTACTATTTACAACTGTGGGCAATGAATCAACATTTCAGCCAAATCCGAACTCT
Above is a window of Malus sylvestris chromosome 15, drMalSylv7.2, whole genome shotgun sequence DNA encoding:
- the LOC126601432 gene encoding E3 ubiquitin-protein ligase UPL2-like; the encoded protein is MTTLRSNLPSRIRQLLSADGALGPSIKLDSEPPPKIKAVINKVIQCPLQDIAIPLSGFRWEYIKGNFHHWRPLFLHFDTYFKTYLSCRNDLLLSDKILEDDNPFPKHAVLQILRVMQTILENCNNKSSFDGLEHFKLLLASTDPEVLIAALETLSALVKINPSKMHVGGKMIGCASVNSYLLSLAQGWGSKEEGLGLYSCVMANETTQDDGLNLFPSDVENDSDKLQCRIGSTLYFELHGNAQSTEESSNNVNNSSSLGVINIPDLHLQKEDDLKLMKRYIEEYRVPPELRFSLLTRIRYARAFRSPKICRLYSRICLLAFVVLVQSSDASVELNSFFANEPEYTNELIRIVRSEESVSGTIRTQAMLALGAQLAAYSASHERARILSVSSISFAGGNRMILLNVLQRAVRSLKNSNDPTSLAFVEALLQFYLLHVVSSSATGSNIRGSGMVPTFLPLLEDSDPLHLHLVCFAVKTLQKLMDYSSSAVSLFKESGGVELLSQRLQIEVHRVIGLAGDNDNSMVIGESSRYSDNQLYSQKRLIKASLKALGSATYGAGNSSRVQHSHDSSLPATLSLIFGNVDKFGGDIYYSAVTVLSETIHKDPTCFSALHEMGLPDAFISSVVAGILPSAKALTCVPNGLGAICLNAKGLEAVKESLALRFLVDIFTSKKYVMAMNEAIVPLANAVEELLRHVSSLRSTGVDIILEIIDKIASFTDSHNTRPEGKANGSTAMEMDSEDKENEGRCCLVDSVDSAADGISNEQFIQLSIFHLMILVHRTMENSETCRLFVEKSGIDALLKLLLQPTIVQSSDGMSIALHSTMVFKGFTQHHSAVLARAFCSSLRDHLKKALSGFGAVSGSFLLEPRMASDGGIFSSLFLVEFLLFIAASKDNRWVTALLTEFGNGSKDVLEDIGRVHREVSWQIALLEDTKSDAEDDNAGSTTESQQSETNTSETEEQRFNSFRQFLDPLLRRRTSGWSIESQFLDLISLYRDLGRATSSQQRTNSDGPSNLRIGSSHQFQHSGSSDAVGPLNKKEYDQQRSYYTSCCDMVRSLSFHITHLFQEMGKVMSVPSRRRDDIVNVSPAAKSVASTFASIAFDHLNFEGPANSSGSKDSISTKCRYFGKVIDFIDVSLLERADSCNAVLLNCLYGHGVIQSVLKTFVATSELLFTVRAPASPMETDDGNSKQDEREDIDHSWIYGPLASYGKLMDHLVTSSFILSPFTKHLLAQPLANGNIPFPRDAETFVKVLQSMVLKAILPLWTHPQFVDCSYDFTSTVISIIRHVYSGVEVKNVSSSNTARITGPPPNETTISMIVEMGFTRSRAEEALRQVGSNSVELAMEWLFSHQEETEEDNELARALAMSLGNESDTKEAVANENTQQLEEEIVQLPPVEELLSTCAKLLQMKEPLAFPVRDLLVMICSQNDGQYRPNIISFIVDQIKESSLCFDSGKSTLLSALFHVLALILQEDTIARELASKNGLVKVASDLLFQWDSGSVGREKHEVPKWATTAFLAVDRLLQVDQKLNPEIAEQLKKDGISSHQTPLSIDENKQNKLQSALGLSSKHIEMKEQKRLIEIACSCIRNQLASETMHAVLQLCSTLTKTHAVAVQFLDAGGLSLLLSLPTSCLFPGFDNIAATIIRHVLEDPQTLQQAMEFEIRHSLVAAANRHSNGRVSPRNFLSSLSSAISRDPVIFMRAAQTICQVEMVGERPYIVLLKDREKDKSKEREKEKDKSLDKDKTLMADSKAALGNINSVASGNGHGKVHDSKSAKVHRKYPPSFVSVIELLLDSVCTYVPPSKDNVVTDAPPSTDMDIDAAATKGKGKAIASVSEDNKTCTQEAPASLAKVVFVLKLLTEILSMYAASAHVLLRKDAEISSYKAASLKGPTAVCTGGIFHHVLHKFLPYSRSAKKEKKADGDWRHKLASRASQFLVASCVRSSEARKRVFNEISLVFNEFVESCNGFRPPNYEIQAFCDLLNDVLAARTPTGSYISAEASVTFIDVGLVGSLTRTLQMLDLDHADSPKVVTGLLKALELVTKEHVHSADSNSGKGDNSTKPPDHNQSGRTDTIGERSQSMETPSQSRRDSGPAEHIESYNAVQSFGGSEAVTDDMEHDQDLDGGFAPANEDEYMHENSEETRGLENGIDTMGIRFEIQPHEQENLDDDDEEEDEDMSEDDGDEVDDDEDDDDEEHNDLEDDVHHLPHPDTDQDDHEIDDDEFDEEVLEEDDEEDDDEEDGVILRLEEGINGINVFDRIEVFGRDPGFPNEALQVMPVEVFGSRRQGRTTSIYSLLGRTGENATPSRHPLLVGPLSLSSTPPRQSENARDMVLQDLNSEVTSSRLDNIFRSLRNGRHGHRLNLWMDDNQQVGGSNPSSVPQGLEDLLVSQLRRPMADKTPEENKTKAMDPQNTAEALELQPQTGVRPEIPVENNVTIESGSLPPPETIDDSGNADLRPTTVSESLQAMDMSSMHPQSVEMQFEHNDAAVRDVEAVSQESGGSGATLGESLRSLDVEIGSADGHDDGAERQGSSDRMPLGDSQATRARRTNVSFGNSATVSARDVSLHSVTEVSENSSREADQEGPAAEQQLNSDAGSGAIDPAFLDALPDELRAEVLSAQQGQAAPQSNAEPQNAGDIDPEFLAALPPDIRAEVLAQQQAQRLHQSQELEGQPVEMDTVSIIATFPSELREEVLLTSSDAILANLTPALVAEANMLRERFAHRYNRTLFGMYPRNRRGETSRPGEGIGSSLDRIGGSIASRRSIGAKVVEAEGAPLVDTEALHAIIRVLRVFQPLYKGQLQKLLLNICAHNETRNSLVKILMDMLMLDTRKSVDHSTAAEPPYRLYACQSNVICSRTQSGVPPLLSRRILETLTYLARHHPNVAKILLHFSVPQETDNIDHGRGKAVMVVEETGPKKSHQEGYLSIALLLSLLNQPLYLFRSIAHLEQLLNLLEVIIDNAESQPSVKSGVGVSVSEQPSAPQISTSDAEMNTESGGTATVVVGMPDKVVDSSKPTTSGVDSKCDTASVLLNLPQEELRLLCSLLAREGLSDNAYTLVAEVMKKLVAIVPTHSNLFITELAEAVRNLTRAAMNELHTFGETVTALLSTMSSVGAAILRVLQALSSLVASLMEKEKDAQILAEKEHTLSLSQVWDINAALEPLWLELSTCISKIESHSESAPDTMTSYRASTSKPSGVIPPLPAGTQNILPYIESFFVVCEKLHPGQPGPGNDFGVAAVSEVEDASTSAGHQKTSGSSLKVDEKHVAFLKFSEKHRKLLNAFIRQNPGLLEKSFSLMLKVPRFIDFDNKRAHFRSKIKHQHDHHHNPLRISVRRAYILEDSYNQLRMRSTQDLKGRLTVHFQGEEGIDAGGLTREWYQLLSRVIFDKGALLFTTVGNESTFQPNPNSVYQTEHLSYFKFVGRVVGKALFDGQLLDVHFTRSFYKHILEAKVTYHDIEAIDPDYFKNLKWMLENDISDVLDLTFSIDADEEKLILYERTEVTDYELIPGGRNIKVTEENKHQYVDVVAEHRLTTAIRPQINAFMKGFTELVAKELISIFNDKELELLISGLPDIDLDDMRANTEYSGYSPASPVIQWFWEVAQGFSKEDKARLLQFVTGTSKVPLEGFSALQGISGSQKFQIHKAYGSADHLPSAHTCFNQLDLPEYPSKQHLEERLLLAIHEANEGFGFG